The region GGAATCCACCTTCACAATCTCATTATTCCTGGTGCAGAGATCGAAGGTGCATCCGCATCCGCAGTAGGGACACGTGGTGTGCGTTTTTTTAAACTCCCATTCCCGGCCCTTGCCCAGCCGCGATCTTTCAACGAGGGCCCCCGTGGGGCAAAGGGCAACGCAATTGCCGCAGAACACGCAGTTGGAGTCGCGGAGTTCCGCGCCCATCGGGGTCGATACCATGGTTGAGAACCCCCGGCGGGCAAAGTCGAACACGTAGTTGCCCTGGAGTTCGGCGCATGCCCTGATACAGCGACCGCAGAGTATGCACTTGTTGTAGTCGCGCACATAGTAGGGGTTGTTGTAATCCGGCGGAAAGTCGTAGGGATCGCGACTTCGGTATCTTTCAATATCCACATTGTACTCATAGGAGTATTTCTGAAGATCGCATGCCCCCGACTTTTCACAGACGGTGCAGTCGTTAGGATGGGCGGACCAGAGCAGTTCCAGGACGATGCGTCTGGCCTGGCGTACTTTTTCGCTGTTGGTGTGAACGATCCTCTCCCCCGGAAGATCCCCGATCCGGGTGGCGCACGACGGCATGAGCGCTCGTGCGCCCTCCACTTCCACCAGGCAGATGCGGCACGCCCCTGTGGGCGCGAGCACATCGGTGTGGCACAGTGTGGGGATCTCAATCCCGTTTTCTTGAGCCAGCTCCAGGACCGTCCGGTCTCTGCCGGCCGTTATCGTTTTCCCGTCAATCGTGCAGGAAATATTTTCCATTGTGTTTCTCCAAAATGGGTATCTGATCTCTTCCTGAAATTGCAGATGTTTCTTTTTCCCAACCGTCTTTCATCAGGTTCCGGCCGCCGCCTTCCTATCTTCATTTACGATTCCGGGCGAGCTTTTCACGATTGCGTCGAAGGGACAGACCGTATAGCACATTCCGCAGCGGATGCATTTGTCCCCATGTATCTCGAACGGAATCTCCTTTTTCTTGTCACCGGTAATGGCATCTGCCGGGCAGTTCTTCTTACAGGTCCCGCAGAGTTTGCAGGCCTCCTGATCCACATGAAATTGGAGCAGTGCCTTGCACTTGAGTGCGGGGCAGCGCTTCTCGTAAACGTGGGCCTCATACTCATGACGGAAATATTTCATGGTCGTTATCACTGGATTGGGCGCTGTCTGGCCGAGCCCGCAGAGGGAACTCTCCTTGACGGCCTCTGCCAGGTCCATGAGTTTTGAAAGGTCGTCCGGCTCGCCCCGGCCCTCGCAGATATCATCAAGGATTTCCAGCATCTGTTTTGTGCCCATCCGGCAGGGGGTACACTTGCCGCAGGATTCCTTCTGGGTGAAGTCCAGAAAATACCGGGCCAGGTCAACCATGCAGGTGGACTCGTCCATCACCACCATCCCGCCCGAACCCATGATGGAGCCCGCCTTTGCCAGGTTTTCGAAATCCACCGGGGTGTTCAGAAACTCCTCGGGCAGACAGCCTCCCGAGGGCCCCCCTGTCTGCACCGCCTTGAACTTTCCCCCGTCGATGATGCCGCCTCCGATGTCGAAGATGATCTTCCTGAGCGGGGTGCCCATCGGAACTTCGATGAGGCCGCAGTTGGCCACCTTTCCGGTGAGCGCAAACACGGCGGTCCCGGGACTCTTTTCAGTGCCGATGCCGGCAAACCACCGGGCGCCCCGGTTGATAATCTCGGGAACCGTGGCAAGGGTTTTCACGTTGTTGATGATGGTGGGCATGCCCCATAGGCCCTTCACCGCCGGGAAGGGGGGCCTGGTCCTGGGCATGCCGCGACCCCCTTCGATGGAGCCGATGAGTGCGGTCTCCTCGCCGCAGACAAAGGCTCCGGCCCCCTGGAAGATGGTGATGTCGAAGTCGAACTCGCTGCCGAACACCCTGTTGCCCAGAAATCCATTTTCACGGGCCTGTGTAATGGCGATCCCGAGACGCTTTATTGCCAGAGGGTACTCGGCGCGGGCATAGACGT is a window of Deltaproteobacteria bacterium DNA encoding:
- the nuoF gene encoding NADH-quinone oxidoreductase subunit NuoF, with protein sequence MGNREPKTIIVCQGTGCVSSGAIPTYNALAAEIEKAGLTGVHMKRTGCHGFCQRGPIVIIEPEGIFYSGVQETDCSEIVESHLKNGQPVERLFYRDPATDAPIATYAEIPFYANQERIILARCGHINPEVIEDSIRSGVYIAAPKVFGGMSPEDVIEEIRKAGLRGRGGAGFSTGVKWGFCARVEADQKYIICNADEGDPGAFMDRSILEATPHQVIEGMIIAGYAIGATKGYVYARAEYPLAIKRLGIAITQARENGFLGNRVFGSEFDFDITIFQGAGAFVCGEETALIGSIEGGRGMPRTRPPFPAVKGLWGMPTIINNVKTLATVPEIINRGARWFAGIGTEKSPGTAVFALTGKVANCGLIEVPMGTPLRKIIFDIGGGIIDGGKFKAVQTGGPSGGCLPEEFLNTPVDFENLAKAGSIMGSGGMVVMDESTCMVDLARYFLDFTQKESCGKCTPCRMGTKQMLEILDDICEGRGEPDDLSKLMDLAEAVKESSLCGLGQTAPNPVITTMKYFRHEYEAHVYEKRCPALKCKALLQFHVDQEACKLCGTCKKNCPADAITGDKKKEIPFEIHGDKCIRCGMCYTVCPFDAIVKSSPGIVNEDRKAAAGT